From one Puniceicoccus vermicola genomic stretch:
- a CDS encoding endonuclease/exonuclease/phosphatase family protein: MKFRLLSFNVQNRRTERTAHLRSRMAEIADLILAQKPDAVCLQEVLPEAYPYLLERIAPKDAVFYPREDGTHTGEGVPIMLLGDCFSVFHSDRFWLSPTPDEPSIGWKARCHRLAGVLGLHPNQDPETRVWLINLHLDHKSRESRARSLELLEQRLETYDRNPDDHILLCGDFNMRPRNPLFQELLSGPPGFKDASRKEGKPDRSQTFHGWSPLRLGRGRLDYCFHTPELHCQEYHVIPAAIDGRRLSDHNLILTEFESTRSAG, from the coding sequence ATGAAATTCCGCCTTCTCAGCTTCAACGTCCAAAATCGGCGGACCGAACGCACCGCCCACCTTCGCAGCCGCATGGCGGAGATCGCCGATCTCATCCTCGCGCAAAAGCCCGACGCCGTCTGCCTCCAAGAGGTTCTCCCCGAAGCCTACCCCTACCTCCTCGAACGAATCGCTCCGAAGGACGCGGTCTTCTATCCCCGTGAAGACGGCACCCATACCGGCGAAGGGGTGCCCATTATGCTTCTCGGCGATTGCTTCTCCGTTTTCCACTCGGATCGGTTCTGGCTCTCCCCCACGCCGGATGAACCCTCGATCGGCTGGAAGGCCCGCTGCCATCGGCTGGCCGGAGTCCTCGGCCTCCACCCGAACCAAGATCCGGAGACCCGTGTCTGGCTCATCAATCTTCATCTCGACCACAAGAGCCGGGAGTCCCGGGCGCGCAGCCTCGAACTGCTGGAACAACGGCTTGAGACCTACGACCGCAATCCCGACGACCACATTCTCCTTTGCGGCGATTTCAACATGAGACCGCGCAACCCTCTTTTTCAGGAACTCCTTTCCGGCCCCCCGGGTTTCAAGGACGCTTCCCGTAAAGAAGGAAAACCGGACCGCAGCCAAACCTTCCACGGCTGGAGCCCTCTTCGCCTCGGCCGCGGACGCCTCGACTACTGCTTCCACACCCCCGAACTGCATTGCCAGGAATACCACGTCATTCCCGCCGCCATCGACGGGCGCCGGCTCTCCGATCACA